One genomic window of Stieleria sp. JC731 includes the following:
- a CDS encoding peptidylprolyl isomerase — MRRLRLPHYATGLIVLLVALQVRAQALPEGMQPLPEDPAAVMAVVGQSSILWGDIEPKVESRIREVLSQTRQQIPEEQLLMARVQLSRSALRNAIQSKVMSECFLLEQVGTQSADKRAEVSAMMSQRARQLFFENELQALKKKFGTESLSEIDAKLRETGTSLQARQREFGDMMLGHMYMKEKIDQDPNVTIAEINNFYEKNKDDYQYPAKARWEQLSVLFKNHPTRKAAMEKLLSMGREIYNWEQNLKLSSGEGPSSVEMVNQLTAAGGINFNKSWEQIARDGSEESYAPDGGQHDWTSKGALASKELDSAIFSVKPETMSEIIEDAQGLHIIRVKERKTAGVTPLREVQEDIREEIKKSKISKAQEAMLAQMQKRVPVWSLYPDDFPGAQQLPVTIASRPASNSASRR; from the coding sequence CTTGATCGTTTTGCTGGTCGCCTTGCAGGTCAGAGCGCAGGCCTTGCCAGAAGGCATGCAGCCATTGCCGGAAGATCCGGCAGCGGTGATGGCCGTCGTTGGCCAGTCGTCGATCTTGTGGGGAGACATCGAGCCGAAGGTCGAATCTCGAATTCGCGAGGTGCTCTCGCAAACGAGACAGCAGATCCCCGAAGAGCAGCTTTTGATGGCTCGGGTGCAGCTTTCACGATCTGCCCTCCGCAACGCGATTCAGAGCAAGGTGATGAGCGAGTGTTTTCTGCTTGAGCAAGTTGGCACACAGTCAGCTGACAAGCGAGCCGAGGTGAGCGCGATGATGTCGCAACGAGCCCGGCAGTTGTTCTTTGAAAACGAACTGCAAGCACTCAAGAAAAAGTTTGGTACCGAAAGCCTCAGCGAGATTGATGCCAAGCTTCGCGAGACCGGAACGTCGCTGCAAGCGCGTCAGCGCGAGTTCGGTGACATGATGTTGGGTCACATGTATATGAAGGAAAAGATTGATCAGGATCCCAACGTCACAATTGCGGAGATCAATAATTTCTATGAAAAAAACAAAGACGATTATCAATATCCAGCCAAGGCTCGTTGGGAGCAGTTGTCGGTCCTATTCAAAAACCATCCGACACGAAAGGCCGCAATGGAAAAGTTGCTCTCGATGGGCCGCGAGATCTACAACTGGGAACAAAACTTGAAACTGAGTTCTGGTGAAGGTCCTTCATCTGTTGAAATGGTGAACCAACTGACTGCCGCAGGTGGGATTAACTTCAATAAAAGCTGGGAACAGATCGCCCGGGACGGCAGTGAAGAATCATACGCACCCGATGGTGGCCAGCATGATTGGACAAGCAAAGGGGCTCTGGCATCCAAGGAACTCGACAGCGCGATCTTCAGCGTAAAGCCCGAAACGATGAGTGAAATCATCGAGGACGCTCAAGGTTTGCACATCATTCGTGTGAAGGAACGCAAGACTGCCGGAGTCACGCCTTTGCGAGAAGTCCAAGAAGACATTCGCGAAGAGATCAAGAAATCAAAGATCTCCAAAGCACAAGAAGCCATGCTGGCGCAAATGCAAAAACGCGTTCCTGTATGGTCGTTGTACCCTGATGATTTCCCCGGTGCACAGCAACTGCCTGTGACCATTGCATCGCGTCCAGCTTCCAACTCGGCATCGCGACGCTAG